A section of the Sceloporus undulatus isolate JIND9_A2432 ecotype Alabama chromosome 3, SceUnd_v1.1, whole genome shotgun sequence genome encodes:
- the GRPR gene encoding gastrin-releasing peptide receptor, with protein MASEECILLDVELDDFILCNISATQQANFSLLGEDFFYYKFLYAIPTIYGIIILIGLVGNITLIKIFCSVKSMRNVPNLFISSLAFGDLLLLLTCVPVDASRYLSAEWLFGRVGCKLIPFIQLTSVGVSVFTLMALSADRYKAIVRPMDIQASHALLKICLKAALIWIFSMLLAVPEAVFSDLRPFYDKGTNKTFISCTPYPLTNELHPKIQSMASFLIFYVIPLSVISVYYYFIAKNLIRSAYNLPVEGNLHVRKQMESRKRLAKTVLVFVCIFAVCWLPNHIIYLYRSYHYSEVDTSVLHFITSLCARILAFANSCINPFALYLLSKSFRKQFNHQLRCCKAPALIRSQSMGRSTTRMASLKSTNQSMVTFSFINGNHLCHEGTV; from the exons ATGGCTTCTGAGGAGTGCATTTTGCTAGATGTGGAATTGGATGACTTTATTCTCTGCAACATCTCTGCCACTCAACAGGCTAATTTCTCTCTGCTGGGTGAGGACTTCTTTTACTATAAATTTCTATATGCAATTCCAACTATTTATGGAATCATCATTTTGATAGGTCTTGTTGGCAATATCACACTGATCAAAATCTTCTGTTCTGTGAAGTCCATGAGAAATGTTCCCAATTTGTTCATCTCCAGCTTGGCATTTGGAGACTTGCTTCTTTTGCTCACCTGTGTTCCTGTGGATGCCAGCAGGTACCTGTCTGCTGAATGGCTCTTTGGTCGGGTTGGATGTAAACTTATTCCTTTCATACAGCTCACTTCAGTGGGGGTGTCTGTCTTCACACTCATGGCTCTCTCTGCAGACAG GTACAAAGCCATAGTGAGACCAATGGACATCCAAGCTTCCCATGCACTATTGAAGATTTGCTTGAAAGCTGCCCTGATCTGGATTTTTTCCATGCTGCTTGCTGTTCCTGAAGCTGTGTTTTCAGACTTGCGTCCTTTCTATGACAAAGGCACTAATAAAACATTCATCAGCTGCACACCTTATCCACTTACCAATGAGCTGCACCCCAAAATTCAATCAATGGCTTCCTTTCTTATCTTTTACGTTATTCCCCTATCTGTGATTTCagtatattattatttcattgccAAAAATCTCATCCGGAGTGCCTACAACCTACCAGTAGAAGGGAATCTGCATGTTAGGAAACAG ATGGAATCCCGAAAACGCCTAGCCAAGACTGTCCTGGTTTTTGTTTGTATCTTTGCTGTCTGTTGGCTTCCAAACCACATCATCTACTTATATCGGTCATACCATTACTCTGAGGTGGACACATCTGTCCTGCACTTTATCACCTCCCTCTGTGCTCGAATCCTGGCATTTGCTAACTCTTGCATCAACCCTTTTGCACTCTACCTGCTCAGCAAGAGTTTTCGTAAACAGTTCAATCATCAGTTGAGATGTTGCAAGGCCCCAGCTCTCATTCGGTCCCAGAGCATGGGCAGAAGCACGACACGGATGGCATCCCTCAAGAGTACCAACCAGTCAATGGTCACATTCAGTTTTATCAATGGCAACCACCTCTGCCACGAGGGTACAGTATAG